The following proteins come from a genomic window of Triticum aestivum cultivar Chinese Spring chromosome 6A, IWGSC CS RefSeq v2.1, whole genome shotgun sequence:
- the LOC123128446 gene encoding transport inhibitor response 1-like protein, which yields MSAPPSSSPSPAPIPQPAATLAPASMRGAAADDDSSGSSPSRMSEDDDDGDGGAGRGDRWAPDLRGGNGNGGRWAPPDQVLENVLESVLEFLTAARDRNAASLVCRSWYRAEAQTRRELFIGNCYAVSPRRAVERFGGVRAVVLKGKPRFADFSLVPHGWGAYVSPWVAALGPAYPRLERICLKRMTVSDDELALIPKSFPLFKELSLVCCDGFTTRGLAVIAEGCRHLRVLDLTEDYFHEEESEVVDWISKFPESNTSLESLVFDCVSVPFNFEALEALVARSPALRRLRVNDHVSIEQLRRLMARAPHLTHLGTGSFRSEPGPGGALSVSELATSFAASRSLVCLSGFLDANAAYLPAIYQVCANLTSLNFSFAGLTDEEFIPVIRHCINLRTLWVLDTVGDEGLRAVAETCSNLRELRVFPLDATEDSEGSVSDIGLQAISEGCRKLESILYFCQRMTNAAVIAMSENCPDLLVFRLCIMGRHRPDRITGAPMDEGFGAIVMNCKKLTRLSVSGLLTDKAFAYIGRHGKLIKTLSVAFAGNSDMSLQHVFEGCTRLQKLEVRDSPFGDKGLLSGLNYFYNMRFFWMNSCRLTVKGCGDVAQQMPNLVVEVMKENEGEMDTVDKLYLYRSLAGPREDAPSFVNIL from the exons ATGAgcgctcccccctcctcctccccctcccccgctccGATCCCCCAGCCCGCCGCAACCCTAGCCCCCGCCAGCatgcgcggcgcggcggcggacgacgaCTCCTCCGGCTCGTCGCCGTCGCGGATgtcggaggacgacgacgacggcgacggcggggcgggacGGGGCGACAGGTGGGCGCCGGATCTGAGGGGCGGCAACGGCAACGGCGGGAGGTGGGCGCCGCCGGACCAGGTGCTGGAGAACGTGCTGGAGAGCGTGCTCGAGTTCCTCACGGCGGCGCGCGACCGCAACGCGGCCTCGCTCGTCTGCCGCTCCTGGTACCGCGCCGAGGCGCAGACCCGCCGCGAGCTCTTCATCGGCAACTGCTACGCCGTCTCGCCGCGCCGCGCCGTCGAGCGCTTCGGGGGCGTGCGCGCCGTCGTGCTCAAGGGGAAGCCCCGCTTCGCCGACTTCAGCCTCGTGCCGCACGGCTGGGGCGCCTACGTCTCCCCCTGGGTCGCCGCGCTCGGCCCCGCCTACCCGCGCCTCGAGCGCATCTGCCTCAAGCGGATGACCGTCTCCGACGACGAGCTCGCGCTCATCCCCAAGTCCTTCCCGCTCTTCAAGGAGCTCTCGCTCGTCTGCTGCGACGGCTTCACCACCCGCGGCCTCGCCGTCATCGCCGAGGGCTGCCG GCATCTTCGGGTACTGGATCTGACTGAAGATTATTTccatgaggaggagagcgaggtgGTGGATTGGATCTCCAAGTTTCCAGAGAGCAACACGTCGCTGGAATCGCTTGTATTTGATTGTGTTAGTGTCCCATTCAACTTTGAGGCCCTGGAGGCACTTGTTGCACGCTCACCAGCTCTGCGTCGTCTGCGCGTCAATGATCATGTGTCGATAGAGCAGTTGCGTCGTCTCATGGCAAGGGCACCCCATCTAACTCACCTTGGCACTGGATCATTCCGATCTGAGCCAGGCCCTGGGGGTGCTTTGTCTGTGTCTGAGCTCGCTACCTCTTTCGCGGCGTCCAGATCACTTGTTTGTTTGTCAGGTTTCTTGGATGCCAATGCAGCATACCTCCCAGCAATCTACCAAGTTTGTGCCAATCTCACTTCCCTCAATTTTAGCTTTGCGGGTCTAACAGATGAAGAGTTCATACCAGTTATTCGCCATTGCATCAATCTTCGCACTTTATGG GTTCTTGATACTGTGGGTGATGAAGGCCTTAGGGCTGTGGCTGAAACATGCTCAAATCTCCGTGAGCTACGTGTTTTTCCTCTGGATGCCACCGAGGATTCTGAGGGCTCAGTCTCAGATATTGGTCTCCAGGCAATCTCAGAAGGCTGCCGAAAGCTCGAATCAATTCTCTACTTTTGCCAGCGCATGACAAATGCAGCAGTAATTGCTATGTCCGAGAACTGCCCTGACCTTTTGGTGTTCCGCCTCTGTATTATGGGCCGCCACCGCCCTGATCGGATTACCGGGGCGCCCATGGATGAGGGTTTTGGGGCGATTGTGATGAACTGCAAGAAGCTCACCAGACTCTCAGTCTCTGGCCTGCTCACTGATAAGGCGTTTGCATACATTGGGAGACACGGAAAACTCATAAAGACTCTGTCTGTTGCCTTTGCTGGGAATAGTGACATGTCTCTTCAGCATGTGTTTGAGGGGTGCACTAGGTTGCAGAAGCTCGAGGTCAGAGATAGCCCTTTTGGCGACAAAGGATTGCTCTCTGGCCTGAACTATTTTTACAACATGAGGTTCTTTTGGATGAACTCATGCAGGCTAACTGTGAAGGGTTGTGGGGATGTAGCTCAGCAAATGCCTAATCTGGTGGTTGAAGTAATGAAGGAAAATGAAGGGGAAATGGATACCGTTGATAAGCTGTACCTGTATCGATCGTTGGCAGGACCAAGGGAAGATGCTCCATCATTTGTCAACATCTTGTAG